A single region of the Anticarsia gemmatalis isolate Benzon Research Colony breed Stoneville strain chromosome 19, ilAntGemm2 primary, whole genome shotgun sequence genome encodes:
- the Tssk gene encoding testis-specific serine/threonine kinase: MAERLSPRSSEVNALEQRGYLIGKKIGQGSYATVHLAEYCDASSPKRMHLACKIFDKEKAPRDFLEKFFPRELDILTKIENPHIIQVHSILQRGPRVFIFMRYADNGDLLDFIKRNGVVPENQAKLWFRQMASGLQYLHSKNIAHRDLKCENILLSRRFNVKLADFGFARFCTDGENRRVLSQTYCGSAAYAAPEVVSGTPYNPKLADVWSLGIILFIMLNASMPFDDSNLRKLLKDQMSRNWVFRSRIRDTVSAAAKSIVRHILEPDITLRLTLDRVLSHEWTRPRKDKSASLMGRLVQSAPSAPHSPGKREHDEAGTSAGARVSGDHRETERERHDDINMRSHD; encoded by the coding sequence ATGGCTGAGCGCCTCAGCCCTCGAAGCTCCGAGGTGAATGCCTTGGAACAACGAGGCTATCTCATCGGCAAGAAAATCGGACAAGGATCATATGCAACCGTCCACCTAGCTGAGTACTGCGATGCCTCCAGCCCGAAGCGGATGCACCTCGCGTGCAAAATATTCGACAAAGAAAAAGCGCCTCGAGATTTTTTAGAAAAGTTTTTCCCTCGTGAACTTGATATATTAACCAAGATCGAAAATCCTCATATTATTCAAGTGCACAGTATTTTACAACGTGGACCGAGGGTATTCATTTTTATGCGATATGCAGACAATGGGGATTTGTTGGATTTTATAAAACGGAACGGTGTTGTGCCAGAAAATCAGGCAAAGCTTTGGTTTAGACAAATGGCTAGTGgcttacaatatttacatagcAAAAACATAGCTCACCGTGATTTGAAATGTGAAAACATTTTGCTATCAAGACGATTCAACGTGAAGTTGGCAGATTTTGGTTTTGCTAGATTCTGTACGGATGGAGAAAACCGACGTGTACTCAGCCAAACTTACTGTGGATCCGCGGCGTACGCCGCACCAGAGGTGGTGAGCGGCACGCCCTACAATCCTAAACTAGCCGATGTTTGGTCCCTCGGAATCATTCTCTTTATTATGCTGAATGCCTCAATGCCATTCGATGACTCTAACCTACGCAAACTTCTCAAAGACCAAATGTCGCGAAACTGGGTGTTCAGATCCAGGATTCGCGATACAGTATCAGCAGCGGCTAAGTCGATTGTTCGGCACATTTTGGAGCCGGACATAACTCTGCGACTCACATTAGATCGTGTTCTGTCGCATGAATGGACACGGCCGCGTAAGGATAAGAGCGCTAGTCTGATGGGGCGACTTGTACAATCAGCACCCTCGGCTCCGCACTCACCCGGGAAACGCGAGCACGACGAAGCCGGGACGTCTGCGGGCGCGCGCGTCTCGGGTGATCACCGCGAGACGGAGCGAGAGCGGCACGATGACATCAACATGCGCTCACACGACTAA